A DNA window from Candidatus Omnitrophota bacterium contains the following coding sequences:
- a CDS encoding F0F1 ATP synthase subunit delta produces the protein MFIFQLVLIQVIIFGVVIFLLKKIMLGSTESAVNRLNESYEEMEKRKTELAEKIKKAEEEYEKRKVEADQVASKMRDEAEQETMAKRDQMLKKAREEAEKIIADTIKAEQNIRLDIRKEEQLKLTEYCGDLLSQVYKTSVKDKMDELFIEEFIADFMSMDTSHIPHNIKEVEVVTRGVMSGSSREKLKKAIKDKMSMDVMFNEKVDANVIGGIILRFGTLVIDGSLACKIKDGCTFMQEKVEKES, from the coding sequence ATGTTCATTTTTCAGTTGGTACTCATACAGGTGATAATATTCGGTGTGGTAATTTTCCTCCTTAAAAAGATAATGCTTGGCAGCACCGAGAGCGCCGTTAACCGCTTGAACGAGTCTTACGAGGAAATGGAAAAAAGAAAGACGGAACTGGCGGAAAAAATAAAGAAGGCTGAAGAGGAATATGAGAAAAGGAAGGTAGAGGCGGACCAGGTGGCCTCGAAGATGAGGGACGAGGCTGAACAGGAAACTATGGCAAAAAGGGACCAGATGCTCAAGAAGGCCAGGGAAGAAGCCGAAAAGATAATCGCGGACACGATCAAGGCCGAACAGAACATCCGGTTGGATATCCGTAAGGAAGAGCAGCTTAAACTTACCGAATATTGCGGGGATCTCCTGAGCCAGGTATATAAAACGTCGGTAAAGGACAAGATGGACGAACTGTTCATCGAAGAGTTCATAGCTGATTTCATGTCCATGGACACGAGCCATATACCGCACAACATCAAAGAGGTTGAGGTCGTTACCCGGGGTGTGATGTCAGGATCATCGCGGGAAAAGCTCAAAAAGGCCATAAAGGACAAAATGTCAATGGATGTAATGTTCAATGAAAAGGTCGACGCCAACGTGATCGGCGGGATCATCCTTAGGTTCGGGACCCTGGTAATAGACGGTAGTCTGGCGTGTAAGATCAAGGACGGTTGCACGTTCATGCAAGAAAAGGTAGAGAAGGAATCCTGA
- the atpA gene encoding F0F1 ATP synthase subunit alpha has translation MGPLQYKEYGKVTQIKGCIVTVTGLDNCISGQLVHFGYGTEGIIIGFDADEAQVLLVKEKKALKTGDKAELTLEPFNTPVGKNFIGRIVNPLGEPLDDLGPIVPDDYFPIFPDCPSVMDRGGVEDTLETGIKIVDAMLPIGKGQRQLVLGDKMTGKTTICTDTILNQKGKGIICIYCCIGKSRSALERVINLFKENNTFDYTIIVAAIAGTSPGQQYLVPYVGCSLGEYFMRSGGHVFVAFDDFTKHAWAYREMSLLLGRAPGRESYPGDVFYLHSQMIERAAQLSQELGGGSMTFFPIVEILEGDLTGYISTNLVSMTDGQIYLNAALFGEGFKPAIDLGLSVSRIGNKAQWKAMTKICKALKLSYLQYREMLKLSRLKAGGSKTDGVSDEMRGGELLSKLLMQPQNAPLDMEEEILIFYGLNKKHIYELDNDQVTTLMGGIYGFAKEKYPELLKEIRDKKKIEDSMENKLDMLYSEYIDILMKEKQEKEPEGEEEETVEEGASGEEGES, from the coding sequence ATGGGTCCATTACAATATAAAGAATACGGAAAAGTCACCCAGATAAAGGGTTGTATCGTTACGGTTACCGGCCTCGATAACTGTATCAGCGGCCAGCTTGTGCATTTTGGTTACGGTACGGAAGGTATTATCATAGGGTTTGACGCGGATGAGGCCCAGGTACTGCTTGTGAAAGAGAAGAAAGCGCTTAAGACCGGAGATAAGGCCGAGCTTACCCTGGAACCATTCAATACCCCTGTAGGGAAGAACTTTATAGGCAGGATAGTCAATCCGCTGGGAGAGCCGCTAGATGACCTCGGCCCGATAGTGCCGGATGACTATTTTCCCATATTTCCCGATTGCCCGTCCGTTATGGACAGGGGCGGGGTGGAAGATACCCTGGAGACAGGCATTAAAATAGTCGATGCTATGCTTCCTATCGGTAAAGGCCAGAGACAGCTTGTCCTTGGGGACAAGATGACAGGCAAGACCACTATATGTACGGACACTATCCTCAACCAGAAAGGCAAGGGGATAATCTGTATCTATTGTTGTATAGGTAAGTCCAGGTCGGCCCTTGAAAGAGTGATCAACCTGTTCAAAGAGAATAACACCTTTGATTACACGATAATAGTGGCGGCAATCGCGGGGACCTCCCCGGGACAGCAGTATCTTGTGCCTTATGTGGGGTGTTCGCTGGGTGAGTATTTTATGCGTAGCGGGGGTCATGTTTTTGTGGCTTTCGATGATTTTACGAAGCATGCCTGGGCATATCGCGAGATGTCGCTTTTGTTAGGCAGGGCCCCTGGTCGTGAATCTTATCCAGGGGACGTGTTCTACCTGCACTCCCAGATGATCGAGCGGGCGGCCCAGCTATCCCAGGAGCTGGGCGGAGGGTCTATGACCTTTTTCCCCATAGTTGAGATACTGGAAGGGGACCTTACCGGATATATATCCACTAACCTTGTATCCATGACAGACGGACAGATATACCTTAACGCCGCGCTGTTCGGGGAAGGGTTCAAGCCTGCCATAGACCTTGGGCTTTCTGTCTCCCGTATAGGTAATAAAGCCCAGTGGAAAGCCATGACCAAGATATGTAAGGCACTTAAACTCTCTTATCTCCAATACCGGGAAATGCTCAAGTTGTCGCGCCTCAAGGCCGGCGGATCAAAGACCGACGGAGTGAGCGATGAGATGAGGGGAGGAGAGCTCCTGAGTAAGCTTCTCATGCAGCCGCAGAACGCGCCTCTGGACATGGAAGAGGAAATACTTATTTTCTATGGGCTCAATAAAAAACACATATATGAGCTGGATAATGACCAGGTTACGACGCTGATGGGCGGCATATACGGGTTCGCCAAGGAAAAATACCCTGAACTCCTTAAGGAGATAAGGGATAAGAAAAAGATCGAAGATAGCATGGAGAACAAACTGGACATGCTGTATTCCGAATATATTGATATATTGATGAAGGAAAAACAGGAAAAGGAGCCAGAGGGGGAGGAAGAAGAAACAGTAGAGGAAGGGGCGTCCGGGGAAGAAGGGGAGTCCTGA